One window of the Runella slithyformis DSM 19594 genome contains the following:
- the porW gene encoding type IX secretion system periplasmic lipoprotein PorW/SprE, translated as MRINQHLTCSVNLQLLLFAAFASLISGCSQYSTGRLSVGYHNLNAKFNAYVIARDKMREAEMSMRKNRKEDYNQILPLLSPLDSLEAQPVNDLLQDVIKKASLVPDRHQNSKWVDNAYVLIGKARLYKGQFTDGIETLRYVNAKGRDEEDKHEGLIWLMRAYVETKDYNSALSVAEYLRSQPLNDKNTRDYYLVKAYLHQQKQEYTLSLAILEETFDLLPKGEETARIHFSAAQMYDLLEKPQLANVHYKAVFRNRPSYDLSFFANMNALQNDALTNANLSTESGFKRMLNDRKNSDLRDRLYYSMGVIETRKKKYPAAIRFFEESVRQTTTNTGQVPYTYLEMAKVYYDKLQNYELAKAYFDSSLALLPKTSPQFQKITERKEVLDEFVKQLTTIRTEDSLQRLSQMNPAALEKFLDGVIEKEQEDRERKVKEAQKLVEQARTLNANALNTFNGDPADRFILTDPIALSQGKVEFKQRWGNRPLEDDWRRSSKVATLLTQADNIAPVSSGQRSMAAASGKDTQILTKDSPEWKARRDALYRNIPLRKQELDASNQRMEDAYYKLGKIYKFSLIEPENAVKIFMTALERFPTTNYKPEIYYLLFLTDQKGKQEGWKTKLLEEFPNSSYTRLLTKVNGSIAATGNLELEALKDYEKILTLYQNANYSEAFAQLEMAIVTYSGSKVEDKYALLRIYLLGKLQGREAYLKALNGFIKDFPTSPLLPRVREVLEAQQSASIKKNG; from the coding sequence ATGCGAATTAACCAACACCTTACCTGTTCTGTCAATCTCCAACTGCTTCTGTTTGCGGCGTTTGCGTCATTGATTTCCGGCTGCTCTCAGTACAGCACCGGACGACTAAGCGTAGGGTATCATAACCTTAACGCCAAATTTAACGCGTACGTGATAGCCCGCGACAAAATGCGCGAAGCTGAAATGTCGATGCGAAAAAATCGTAAAGAAGATTATAACCAAATTCTGCCCTTGCTTTCGCCGTTGGATTCACTGGAAGCCCAACCCGTAAATGATCTGCTGCAGGATGTCATCAAGAAAGCTTCGCTGGTGCCCGACCGTCATCAAAACAGTAAATGGGTGGATAATGCTTATGTACTGATCGGAAAGGCCCGCCTCTACAAAGGCCAATTTACGGACGGCATCGAAACGCTTCGGTACGTCAATGCCAAAGGACGGGATGAAGAAGACAAACACGAAGGGTTGATATGGCTGATGCGGGCCTACGTCGAAACCAAAGACTATAACAGTGCTCTCAGCGTGGCCGAATACCTGCGCAGTCAGCCCTTGAATGATAAAAATACCCGCGATTATTATTTGGTAAAAGCCTACCTGCACCAGCAAAAACAGGAATATACCCTGTCGTTGGCGATTCTGGAAGAAACCTTTGACCTGCTTCCCAAAGGCGAAGAAACGGCCCGCATTCATTTTTCGGCCGCACAAATGTATGATCTTTTGGAAAAACCTCAATTGGCCAATGTTCATTACAAAGCGGTCTTTCGTAATCGTCCGTCGTACGATCTCAGTTTTTTTGCCAATATGAACGCTTTGCAGAACGATGCGCTGACCAATGCCAACCTATCGACGGAAAGCGGGTTTAAGCGGATGCTCAATGACCGTAAAAACAGCGACCTCCGCGACCGCCTGTACTATTCGATGGGGGTAATCGAAACGCGCAAAAAGAAGTATCCCGCAGCGATTCGCTTTTTTGAAGAATCTGTACGACAAACCACGACCAATACCGGTCAGGTGCCTTATACGTACCTGGAAATGGCAAAGGTATATTATGACAAACTTCAAAATTACGAATTAGCCAAAGCGTATTTTGACAGCTCATTGGCTTTATTGCCTAAAACTTCTCCTCAATTCCAAAAAATTACGGAGCGCAAAGAGGTACTGGATGAATTTGTCAAACAGTTGACCACGATTCGTACTGAAGACAGTCTTCAGCGGCTTTCGCAAATGAATCCGGCTGCGTTGGAGAAATTTCTGGATGGGGTGATTGAAAAAGAACAGGAAGATCGGGAACGTAAAGTAAAAGAAGCCCAAAAACTGGTAGAGCAGGCCCGGACCCTTAATGCCAATGCCCTGAATACTTTCAACGGTGACCCCGCCGACCGATTCATTTTGACAGACCCGATCGCACTGAGTCAGGGGAAAGTGGAGTTTAAGCAGCGCTGGGGCAACCGACCACTGGAAGATGACTGGCGGCGAAGTTCGAAAGTAGCAACATTGTTGACCCAAGCCGATAATATTGCCCCCGTTTCTTCGGGGCAGCGGTCGATGGCAGCGGCCTCAGGTAAGGATACTCAGATACTGACTAAAGACTCTCCAGAATGGAAAGCCCGAAGAGATGCACTTTATCGCAACATTCCCTTACGAAAACAGGAGCTGGACGCCTCCAATCAACGCATGGAAGATGCGTATTATAAATTAGGAAAGATATATAAGTTCAGTTTGATTGAACCTGAAAATGCCGTTAAAATATTTATGACCGCACTTGAGCGCTTTCCGACCACTAACTACAAGCCCGAAATTTATTATTTGTTGTTTCTGACCGATCAAAAAGGAAAGCAGGAGGGCTGGAAAACGAAATTATTGGAAGAGTTTCCCAACTCCTCGTATACCCGCCTGTTAACAAAAGTAAACGGGTCGATTGCTGCCACGGGTAACCTTGAATTGGAAGCGCTCAAAGACTATGAAAAAATCCTTACGCTTTATCAAAACGCTAACTATTCGGAAGCCTTTGCACAATTGGAAATGGCGATCGTGACCTATTCAGGCAGTAAAGTAGAAGATAAATATGCATTGCTCCGGATTTATTTACTGGGGAAACTTCAGGGGCGAGAAGCCTATCTTAAAGCACTGAACGGCTTCATTAAAGATTTTCCAACAAGTCCGTTGCTTCCACGAGTCAGAGAGGTATTGGAAGCGCAGCAGTCTGCTTCTATCAAGAAAAATGGCTGA
- a CDS encoding class I SAM-dependent methyltransferase yields the protein MNLLTATVDLFNRKVLRRHKDRWNYQYNLGRWESLGDIHELSRFSVIAGYAQFLKPNGKILEIGAGEGYLQQRFDKSKYSLYYSTDVSDVAINNGKKHEDDKTKYLVADMNTYVPDQKFDLIIINEAIYYGSSVDKVLTRFNPFLAENGLFIVSINGDERNAEWHQMMENSKFPKLDGTKVTTSRNTFYITVLQKI from the coding sequence ATGAACTTACTGACTGCAACTGTAGACCTTTTCAACCGAAAGGTACTTAGACGCCACAAAGATCGCTGGAATTACCAGTATAATTTAGGCCGATGGGAATCTCTGGGTGATATTCACGAATTGAGTCGCTTCAGCGTTATTGCCGGTTATGCTCAATTTCTCAAACCCAACGGAAAAATCCTGGAAATCGGAGCGGGTGAAGGCTATTTGCAGCAACGCTTTGATAAAAGTAAATATAGCCTTTATTATTCTACTGATGTTTCGGACGTGGCCATTAACAATGGCAAAAAACACGAAGACGATAAAACAAAATATTTGGTTGCAGACATGAATACCTATGTTCCGGATCAAAAATTTGACCTTATTATCATCAATGAAGCCATTTATTACGGTTCGTCTGTTGATAAAGTATTGACACGATTCAATCCTTTTTTAGCGGAAAACGGACTCTTTATTGTAAGTATCAACGGCGACGAACGGAATGCTGAGTGGCATCAAATGATGGAAAACTCAAAATTTCCGAAGTTGGACGGCACCAAGGTGACCACCTCCCGTAATACTTTTTATATTACGGTATTGCAAAAAATTTAA
- a CDS encoding SusD/RagB family nutrient-binding outer membrane lipoprotein: MKKYILLSFALILTATSCTEKFDKMNVDPNNPTKISAQYLLPYALERSIDRYWGGRTRFERLNLDGAMLWMQYLTRNIYSNEGDNYGISPAMQNNNWQGFYNDGLVNFQRIITETGPEGTSPNANYEGVALVMRSWLFSVMTDMWGAIPYNDALKGTAAVANYSPAYDSQEKVYEGLLNDLKIANEKLNPAGPAILGDIVHGGNIMRWKRFANSLRLRLANRQAAKKSAESRAIMREILSDPAKYPIITANADNTVLRSTSVLPSNNEWHQVLIQESRTDWNISSTLADKMNSLNDTRITVYATPVGGRYVGHPNGLPDAIATTFLATSSGVGTAFTRIDAPSVLMTASEVNLILAEAVLDGDITVGTAKGYFEAGITASFEQYGLTVPAAYFATVGAVTREKVLEQKWLALYGVGIEAWTEYRRTGFPVLPPKDPRAVFENDGVLPTRLPYPGSEYSLNKASLDKGIALNGGADNMKTKLWWSE, encoded by the coding sequence ATGAAAAAATACATACTACTTTCTTTTGCATTGATTCTTACGGCAACATCGTGTACTGAAAAGTTTGATAAAATGAATGTGGATCCCAATAATCCTACAAAAATCAGTGCTCAATATCTTTTGCCGTATGCCCTTGAGCGCTCGATTGACCGTTATTGGGGAGGAAGAACACGCTTCGAGCGCCTCAACCTGGACGGTGCGATGCTTTGGATGCAGTATCTGACCAGAAATATTTATTCTAATGAAGGCGATAACTACGGCATTTCTCCCGCCATGCAGAATAACAACTGGCAGGGTTTTTACAATGATGGATTGGTGAACTTTCAACGTATCATCACTGAAACGGGCCCTGAAGGAACCTCCCCTAATGCCAATTATGAAGGGGTAGCCTTGGTAATGCGTTCATGGTTGTTTTCAGTAATGACCGATATGTGGGGTGCTATTCCTTATAACGACGCACTGAAAGGTACTGCCGCAGTGGCTAACTATTCTCCTGCTTACGATTCGCAGGAAAAGGTGTATGAAGGATTATTGAATGATTTGAAAATTGCTAATGAAAAATTGAATCCGGCAGGGCCTGCCATTCTTGGTGATATCGTTCATGGCGGAAATATCATGCGTTGGAAGCGTTTCGCCAATTCACTGAGACTCCGTTTAGCTAACCGTCAGGCAGCCAAGAAATCGGCTGAGTCGAGAGCTATCATGCGTGAAATCCTCAGTGATCCCGCTAAATATCCTATTATTACGGCCAATGCTGACAATACAGTATTACGCAGTACTTCTGTTTTACCAAGTAATAACGAATGGCATCAGGTGCTGATTCAGGAAAGCCGTACGGACTGGAACATCAGCAGTACGTTGGCCGATAAAATGAACAGTCTGAACGATACCCGTATAACGGTTTATGCAACACCGGTTGGTGGAAGGTACGTAGGCCATCCAAACGGTTTACCGGATGCGATTGCCACTACCTTCCTGGCCACAAGTTCAGGGGTTGGTACTGCCTTTACCCGCATTGATGCTCCAAGCGTTCTGATGACCGCCTCGGAAGTAAACCTCATATTGGCCGAGGCCGTTCTGGATGGTGACATTACTGTAGGTACTGCAAAAGGCTATTTTGAGGCCGGTATTACGGCTTCGTTTGAGCAATATGGTCTTACGGTTCCGGCCGCTTATTTTGCTACAGTAGGTGCTGTAACTCGTGAGAAAGTTCTGGAACAAAAATGGCTGGCACTTTATGGAGTTGGCATTGAAGCCTGGACCGAGTATCGTCGTACCGGTTTTCCGGTACTGCCTCCCAAAGACCCAAGAGCTGTATTTGAAAATGATGGTGTTTTGCCAACCCGTTTACCCTATCCCGGAAGCGAGTACTCCCTGAACAAAGCCAGTTTAGACAAAGGAATTGCCCTCAATGGAGGAGCAGATAACATGAAGACCAAGCTTTGGTGGTCCGAATAA
- a CDS encoding DUF2452 domain-containing protein, whose amino-acid sequence MIENPINPDKVAENPGLMAYAHSVGGAVIKPIDMGKAKGKAVLAMRQQTERQLNQIYQQMATLAQQAKELRQRVDVSERIYAAHMNFEPVLNETYYVYEKEDGSDVLSMVAPGEWGRSYKYSRYIAKVTMLADHTWHVEYNENQ is encoded by the coding sequence ATGATAGAAAACCCTATCAACCCCGACAAAGTAGCGGAAAATCCCGGACTGATGGCTTATGCACACTCGGTTGGCGGAGCTGTCATCAAACCCATTGACATGGGGAAGGCTAAAGGGAAAGCAGTACTGGCTATGCGTCAACAAACCGAACGTCAGCTGAATCAGATCTACCAACAAATGGCCACGTTGGCACAACAGGCGAAGGAATTACGGCAGCGGGTGGATGTTTCGGAGCGTATCTATGCGGCCCACATGAACTTTGAGCCGGTCCTGAACGAAACCTATTATGTATACGAAAAAGAAGACGGCAGCGATGTGCTTTCGATGGTGGCTCCCGGCGAATGGGGCCGTTCGTATAAATACAGTCGCTATATTGCCAAAGTTACGATGCTTGCCGACCACACGTGGCACGTCGAATACAATGAAAATCAATAG
- a CDS encoding DUF5686 and carboxypeptidase-like regulatory domain-containing protein yields MIRRFPLFYILSTQLAVVLFLSLNGYCQTTYTISGRVTDAQTGVPIPFAGVAIKGKSAGVTTNFEGFYALKTTQMGDSLMVSSMNYRTRIKAIRKDSINQVIDFQLLSSEIKLQEVKIYAGENPAYNILRKVIKNKPAHNPNRLTAYEYESYNKIEVDVDNLSERFKKRRSIRKITEAVDKFEKIAGEDGRPVIPIYLSESLSNYYFREDPRKKKEQILKTKISGIAVTDGSLISQLIGSSFQQYNFYQNWLSIVEKDFHSPIADGWKNTYEYYLIDTTLVGGYWCYQIDYEPKREQDLAFNGSIWIDTLTHALVQVDASVGKRANINFIERIKIQQEYEQIGDSTWMPVKSRVLIDVAELTDSTAGMLVKFYTSNRNVTVNRPRPPKFYDYPLELSEDYRDYPEGYWDKARHEPLTTGEQTAYRLIDSVKHVPVVRTYMEVLNMAVNGYKRIPKLNIDAGPFLYLYSNNIIEGHRIRLGGKTNPDFSRKWVLSGHAAYGTLDQKWKYNVSVDYIFSRKPWTIGGISHSYDLERIGLSSEAIGNNVLFGAMTRWGAYRRGYFEGVSSAYLKRELFRGFTQTVGIRHRSFEPMYAFAYRTAPGMGDRSPTKSNYQNSELFFETRWGKDEVFIYNDNERLTLGTQRWPLVIFRYQLGMKNLMNSDFNYHRLSLNVKQNFRIGILGRSYYNLTLGYIPSTLPYPMLYTPLGNESFFYVDNAFNLMNYFEFVSDRYVQLRYEHNFEGLLFNRIPAIKRLKWRFLANAKVLYGSVRPANLNLLATTDALGRPVLGFSTLAKAPYVEVGYAIDNIFKVLRVDAVHRITYRQNPGITPFAVKFSFWFNI; encoded by the coding sequence GTGATCAGACGTTTCCCTTTATTTTATATACTTAGTACACAACTTGCAGTTGTACTGTTTTTATCCCTAAACGGCTATTGTCAAACCACCTATACCATTTCCGGACGTGTAACGGATGCCCAAACAGGCGTTCCGATTCCTTTTGCAGGCGTAGCCATCAAGGGCAAAAGTGCCGGCGTAACTACAAATTTTGAGGGGTTTTACGCACTCAAAACCACACAGATGGGGGATTCGCTGATGGTTTCTTCCATGAATTACCGTACCCGAATCAAAGCCATCCGTAAAGACTCCATTAACCAAGTTATTGACTTTCAACTTCTATCATCCGAAATCAAACTGCAGGAAGTAAAAATATACGCGGGCGAAAACCCTGCCTACAACATTTTACGGAAAGTCATCAAAAATAAACCCGCTCATAATCCCAACCGCCTCACTGCCTATGAATACGAAAGTTATAATAAGATTGAAGTAGACGTTGACAATCTTTCGGAGCGATTTAAAAAACGACGGTCCATTCGAAAGATCACGGAAGCGGTGGATAAATTTGAGAAGATTGCAGGGGAAGACGGGCGGCCGGTCATTCCCATTTACCTGTCAGAATCCCTTTCCAATTACTATTTTCGCGAAGATCCCCGCAAGAAAAAAGAACAGATCCTGAAAACGAAGATATCGGGCATTGCCGTGACCGACGGGAGCCTGATTTCGCAGTTGATCGGCTCGTCGTTCCAGCAGTACAATTTTTATCAAAACTGGTTAAGTATCGTTGAAAAAGACTTTCATTCACCCATTGCCGACGGCTGGAAAAATACGTACGAATACTATCTGATTGATACGACACTGGTGGGGGGGTATTGGTGCTATCAGATCGACTATGAGCCCAAACGCGAACAGGACCTTGCCTTTAACGGCTCCATTTGGATCGACACGCTTACCCACGCACTGGTGCAGGTGGATGCAAGTGTGGGCAAACGCGCCAATATTAACTTCATCGAACGCATCAAGATCCAGCAGGAATACGAACAGATCGGCGACAGTACGTGGATGCCCGTTAAATCCCGCGTGCTGATCGACGTAGCCGAACTAACCGATTCTACGGCGGGAATGTTGGTCAAATTTTATACCTCCAACCGCAATGTAACCGTCAATCGGCCCCGTCCGCCCAAATTTTACGATTATCCGCTGGAACTCTCGGAAGATTACCGCGACTATCCGGAGGGCTATTGGGATAAAGCACGTCATGAGCCGCTCACAACGGGCGAACAAACGGCCTATCGACTCATCGACTCCGTCAAGCACGTTCCGGTAGTTCGTACCTATATGGAGGTGCTGAATATGGCCGTCAATGGCTACAAACGCATCCCCAAACTAAACATTGACGCGGGGCCTTTTCTGTATCTGTATTCCAACAACATCATTGAAGGGCATCGTATTCGACTCGGCGGTAAAACCAACCCTGATTTCAGTCGAAAATGGGTCCTGAGCGGGCACGCCGCTTATGGCACACTGGACCAAAAATGGAAGTACAATGTCAGCGTTGATTATATTTTCAGTCGCAAGCCCTGGACCATCGGCGGTATCAGCCACAGTTATGATCTGGAGCGCATCGGGCTGTCGTCAGAGGCCATCGGTAACAATGTCCTTTTTGGAGCCATGACCCGTTGGGGAGCATACCGACGCGGGTATTTTGAAGGGGTCAGTTCGGCGTACCTCAAGCGGGAGCTGTTTAGGGGCTTTACCCAAACGGTGGGGATACGACACCGCTCGTTTGAACCCATGTATGCTTTTGCCTACCGCACCGCACCCGGAATGGGTGACCGCTCACCCACGAAAAGCAATTATCAGAATTCTGAGCTGTTTTTCGAAACCCGATGGGGAAAAGATGAAGTATTCATTTACAATGACAATGAACGCCTGACCTTAGGTACCCAACGGTGGCCACTGGTCATTTTTCGGTATCAATTGGGGATGAAAAATCTCATGAACAGCGATTTCAATTATCATCGTTTATCCTTAAACGTTAAACAAAACTTCAGGATTGGTATTTTGGGGCGCTCATATTATAACCTGACCTTAGGATATATTCCTTCCACCCTACCCTACCCTATGCTCTATACGCCACTGGGAAACGAGTCTTTTTTCTACGTTGATAATGCCTTCAACCTCATGAATTACTTTGAGTTTGTAAGCGACCGGTACGTTCAGCTTCGGTACGAGCACAATTTTGAAGGATTGCTTTTCAACCGAATCCCCGCCATCAAGCGCCTGAAATGGCGTTTTCTGGCCAATGCCAAAGTGCTGTACGGAAGTGTTCGCCCGGCCAACCTCAACCTGCTTGCCACCACTGACGCACTGGGGCGGCCGGTATTAGGCTTCAGTACGTTGGCCAAAGCACCTTACGTAGAGGTAGGGTACGCCATTGACAATATCTTCAAAGTGCTCAGGGTAGATGCCGTTCATCGCATTACATACCGTCAAAATCCGGGCATTACGCCCTTTGCGGTTAAATTTTCCTTCTGGTTCAACATTTAA
- a CDS encoding pyridoxal phosphate-dependent aminotransferase, translating to MNQKIDRRSLLKSGFMTLGGMASLPAIGAFANVPSRADANGNIFHSPLLRETFLENPPKTPPTVIRINANENPYGPPMSARKAVSESVATGSRYSWKELENLVGKIAKKEGVTPDHIMMGPGSSDLLEKVAIVMFAKGGNVVSADPTYMSLVKVAEATGASWKAVPCKGDWSHDLKAMEAAIDKDTKLVYICNPNNPMGSITSGKELLDFCSRVSEKVPIFVDEAYLELAVGADTQSMVSLLAQKKNVIIARTFSKIMGMAGLRVGYVAALPSTLDQIQKITRGGMGITQTSIAAAVASLDDNEFQDTTRKLNHEVKTYLCKNLDRLGYKYVTSYTNFVIFPINMSSKEMLQKMMAKGIMVRGYEIQGKPWCRVSMGTMDEIKQFVSALEAIS from the coding sequence ATGAACCAGAAAATTGACCGCCGCAGTCTATTAAAATCAGGTTTTATGACCCTGGGGGGAATGGCCTCCCTGCCTGCTATCGGTGCATTTGCCAACGTTCCCTCTCGCGCAGATGCCAATGGAAATATTTTTCACAGTCCTTTGCTTCGGGAGACCTTCCTGGAAAATCCTCCAAAGACGCCTCCAACCGTTATTCGTATCAATGCCAATGAAAATCCCTACGGCCCGCCAATGAGTGCTCGTAAGGCCGTATCGGAATCGGTGGCTACGGGAAGCCGTTATTCATGGAAAGAGCTGGAAAACCTGGTTGGAAAGATCGCTAAAAAAGAAGGTGTAACTCCTGACCATATCATGATGGGTCCCGGCTCTTCCGATTTACTCGAAAAAGTAGCCATTGTAATGTTTGCAAAAGGAGGAAACGTGGTTTCGGCCGACCCAACCTATATGTCGTTGGTGAAAGTGGCCGAAGCCACCGGCGCTTCCTGGAAAGCCGTACCTTGTAAAGGTGACTGGTCGCATGACCTAAAAGCCATGGAAGCGGCCATCGACAAAGATACCAAGCTGGTTTATATCTGTAATCCAAACAACCCCATGGGAAGCATTACGTCGGGCAAAGAGCTGCTTGACTTCTGTTCACGTGTTTCTGAAAAAGTACCCATTTTTGTGGATGAGGCCTACCTCGAACTTGCTGTAGGTGCCGATACCCAAAGCATGGTTTCGTTGCTGGCTCAGAAGAAAAATGTCATCATTGCCCGTACGTTCTCCAAAATTATGGGTATGGCCGGGTTGCGCGTTGGATATGTTGCGGCGTTGCCTTCCACACTTGATCAAATCCAGAAGATCACGCGCGGCGGCATGGGTATCACCCAAACCTCCATTGCCGCGGCGGTTGCCAGTCTGGATGATAATGAATTTCAGGATACAACCCGCAAGCTCAACCATGAAGTAAAAACGTATCTGTGCAAAAACCTGGATCGATTGGGGTATAAATACGTCACTTCATATACCAACTTTGTGATCTTCCCCATCAACATGTCGAGCAAAGAAATGCTCCAAAAAATGATGGCCAAAGGAATCATGGTACGCGGGTATGAGATTCAGGGCAAGCCCTGGTGCCGTGTAAGTATGGGTACCATGGACGAAATTAAGCAATTTGTAAGTGCTTTGGAAGCAATCAGTTAA